The following proteins come from a genomic window of Candidatus Woesearchaeota archaeon:
- a CDS encoding response regulator, with product MNEKMSKEKLEVLVVDDEPDWLATTTDFLEDMGYHVATASDSYKAIDQLAVRLYRKESMPDIYLCDMQDRRYIISVIGVSENPHNEVNPEDIKDVHPSMAFNLHNYLSSKGNKPEFLIGFTNFICAEDKITASRLKIPLVGKEERDNFSSIFPDINGLTREDALKKFRDNYSKYKQ from the coding sequence ATGAATGAAAAAATGTCAAAAGAAAAACTCGAAGTTTTAGTAGTTGATGATGAGCCAGATTGGCTTGCAACTACGACAGATTTCCTTGAAGATATGGGGTATCATGTCGCAACAGCCTCAGACTCTTATAAAGCAATAGACCAACTGGCGGTAAGATTATATAGAAAAGAATCGATGCCAGATATCTATTTATGCGATATGCAGGATAGAAGATATATCATATCAGTTATAGGTGTCAGTGAAAATCCTCATAATGAAGTAAATCCAGAGGATATAAAAGACGTTCACCCTTCTATGGCTTTTAATCTTCACAACTATCTCTCCTCTAAAGGAAATAAGCCAGAATTTCTTATTGGTTTCACAAATTTTATATGCGCAGAAGATAAAATAACTGCATCAAGGCTTAAAATTCCTTTAGTAGGTAAGGAAGAAAGGGATAATTTCAGTTCTATTTTTCCAGATATTAATGGTTTAACAAGAGAAGACGCATTAAAAAAGTTTAGGGATAACTATTCTAAATATAAACAATAA
- the lysC gene encoding lysine-sensitive aspartokinase 3, translating to MIVMKFGGTSVGSAERIKIVHDIVKSRLDRDPIVVVSAVGGITDKLINTANLAFQGGDYSAILNEIKEKHYTIIKELGLGNSLVQDKLDEFEQLIGRIAKYREVTTETMDLVQSFGERMSARIVAAYMTKHGMEAEAHDAYDVGLVTNDNFGGAEPLPESEEQMRMHLSDKKAIPIITGFIGKTSGGAITTLGRGGSDYSAAIVGAALNVEEIQIWTDVNGIMTTDPKIVKEAKTIDKVSFNEAAELAYFGAKVLHPKTILPAMRKNIPVRVLNTYEPSNEGTLIVNEPSRSEKIAKAIAVKRNITVITINSTRMIDAYGFLAKIFDIFRKYHVVVDMVSTSEVSVSVTVDKKDNLDKAIVELNRFATVNIEENKSIVCVVGEGLHHIPNVVGPLFSVLGRNNINIEMISQGASEINIGFVVKAEDAENAVRALHKEFFG from the coding sequence ATGATCGTCATGAAGTTCGGGGGCACATCAGTTGGAAGCGCTGAGAGGATCAAAATAGTGCATGATATTGTAAAAAGCAGGCTAGATAGAGATCCGATCGTTGTTGTCAGCGCTGTCGGCGGCATTACAGACAAATTGATCAATACAGCAAATCTTGCATTCCAAGGCGGCGATTATTCTGCTATCTTGAATGAAATCAAGGAAAAGCATTACACAATAATAAAAGAGCTGGGGCTTGGCAATTCTTTAGTTCAGGACAAGCTGGATGAATTTGAGCAGTTAATCGGAAGGATTGCGAAATATAGGGAAGTCACAACAGAAACCATGGATCTAGTGCAGTCTTTCGGCGAGAGGATGTCTGCGAGAATTGTTGCTGCATACATGACAAAGCATGGCATGGAAGCAGAAGCGCATGATGCTTATGATGTTGGATTAGTTACAAATGATAATTTTGGCGGCGCAGAGCCATTGCCAGAATCAGAAGAGCAGATGCGAATGCATTTGTCAGATAAAAAAGCAATTCCGATCATAACTGGATTCATAGGAAAAACTTCTGGTGGAGCAATAACCACGCTTGGAAGGGGCGGCTCGGATTACAGCGCTGCAATTGTCGGGGCAGCATTGAATGTAGAAGAAATACAGATATGGACTGATGTGAATGGCATAATGACAACTGACCCTAAAATTGTAAAGGAAGCGAAAACAATAGACAAAGTGAGCTTTAATGAAGCAGCAGAGCTTGCATATTTCGGAGCAAAAGTCCTGCATCCAAAAACAATACTGCCTGCAATGAGGAAAAATATTCCGGTAAGAGTGCTAAACACTTATGAGCCATCAAATGAGGGAACTTTGATTGTCAATGAGCCGTCAAGATCTGAAAAAATAGCAAAGGCAATTGCTGTAAAGAGAAATATTACAGTCATAACAATAAATTCGACAAGGATGATTGATGCTTACGGTTTTCTTGCAAAGATATTTGACATCTTCAGAAAGTACCACGTTGTTGTTGACATGGTCTCAACAAGCGAGGTAAGCGTTTCAGTAACAGTTGATAAAAAAGACAATCTAGACAAGGCGATAGTGGAGTTAAACAGATTTGCAACTGTAAATATTGAAGAAAACAAGTCGATTGTCTGCGTTGTGGGAGAAGGGCTGCATCACATTCCAAATGTTGTCGGGCCATTATTCAGCGTTTTGGGGAGGAATAATATAAACATTGAGATGATCTCGCAGGGAGCGTCTGAGATCAACATAGGATTTGTTGTGAAGGCAGAAGACGCGGAGAATGCTGTCAGGGCATTGCATAAGGAGTTTTTTGGATAA
- a CDS encoding TspO/MBR family protein — protein MKIKNTYKLIFSIIICQLAGLIGSFFTASSIGTWYAALQKPSFNPPNWIFGPVWVALFLLMGISLYLVWEKGIKAKGVKTALIFFGIQLLLNMLWSIIFFGLRSPLYASIEIIILWLAILFTIIKFYNISKPAAYLLVPYILWVSFAVVLNISIVLVNL, from the coding sequence ATGAAAATAAAAAATACTTATAAGCTGATATTTTCAATCATAATCTGCCAATTGGCTGGATTGATCGGATCATTCTTTACAGCGTCATCTATTGGCACATGGTATGCTGCACTGCAGAAGCCGAGCTTTAATCCGCCAAACTGGATCTTCGGGCCTGTATGGGTTGCATTATTTCTTTTAATGGGAATTTCGCTGTATTTGGTATGGGAAAAAGGGATCAAAGCAAAAGGAGTCAAGACAGCATTAATATTTTTTGGAATCCAGCTTTTGCTTAATATGTTGTGGTCAATTATTTTCTTCGGGTTAAGGTCTCCCTTGTATGCTTCAATAGAAATAATAATCTTGTGGCTGGCAATCCTGTTCACAATCATAAAGTTTTACAACATCTCAAAGCCAGCAGCTTATCTTCTTGTTCCTTACATATTATGGGTTAGTTTTGCAGTGGTGCTTAATATTTCAATAGTTCTTGTCAATCTGTAA
- the gyrB gene encoding DNA topoisomerase (ATP-hydrolyzing) subunit B produces the protein MPENQEESYEAKDITVLGNVEAVRKRPSMYIGSTSSRGLHHLINEVVDNSVDEALVGHCTLIKVTIHADNRVSVVDNGRGIPVDIHPKFNVSALQIVMTKLHAGGKFEKGAYKVSGGLHGVGVSVVNALSEELIVEVYRDGKIYTQTYNRGKETNEVHVIGDTAERGTKITFLADKEIFTDTIYDYDVVATRLRELAFLNKGLKIIFSDERADKQEIFCYEGGIIEFVKYINQNKAALHDVIYFSGEKNGTKLEIAMQYNNSYNEQVFSFVNDINTHEGGTHLIGFKTALTRVMNHFGEKFRLLKDTKLESEDAREGLAAVIALKIAEPQFEGQTKTKLGNSEVKGIVDSLVTTSLGNYLEENPTVAKSIIEKSVLAAHAREAARKARELARRKSALDSGSLPGKLADCSNRDPAQCEMYIVEGDSAGGSCKMARSREFQAILPLRGKILNVEKARMDKMLMNNEIITIISAIGCGIGDEFDISKTRYHKIIIMTDADVDGAHIRTLLLTFFYRYMQPLIEAGYVYVAQPPLYRVQKGKQVNWVYNDERMNTLLNEIGKEGVAIQRYKGLGEMNPKQLWETTMDPDVRILKQIAIEDAVEADRIFSILMGEEVEPRRRFIEDHAREVVNLDV, from the coding sequence ATGCCAGAAAACCAAGAAGAAAGCTACGAAGCCAAGGACATAACTGTACTGGGCAATGTTGAAGCAGTCAGGAAAAGGCCCAGCATGTACATTGGCTCTACATCAAGCCGCGGATTGCATCATCTGATCAATGAAGTTGTGGATAATTCTGTTGATGAGGCCCTTGTCGGCCACTGCACTTTGATAAAGGTTACGATCCATGCTGATAACAGAGTAAGTGTTGTTGACAATGGCAGAGGCATTCCTGTTGACATCCATCCGAAGTTTAATGTCAGCGCGCTGCAGATTGTCATGACAAAGCTGCATGCGGGCGGAAAGTTTGAAAAAGGCGCTTATAAAGTTTCTGGCGGCCTGCATGGTGTAGGAGTTTCTGTTGTAAATGCGCTTTCTGAAGAGCTTATAGTTGAGGTTTACAGGGATGGCAAGATATACACCCAGACTTACAACAGAGGAAAGGAAACAAATGAAGTGCATGTTATTGGCGATACAGCAGAAAGGGGAACAAAGATAACCTTTTTGGCTGATAAGGAGATTTTCACAGACACGATATATGATTATGATGTTGTTGCAACAAGATTGAGAGAACTGGCTTTCCTGAATAAAGGGCTGAAAATTATTTTCAGCGATGAAAGAGCGGATAAGCAAGAGATATTCTGCTATGAAGGCGGCATTATAGAATTTGTCAAATACATCAACCAAAACAAGGCTGCGCTGCATGATGTTATCTATTTCAGCGGCGAAAAAAACGGCACAAAGCTCGAGATAGCAATGCAGTACAACAACAGCTATAATGAGCAGGTATTCTCTTTTGTCAACGACATCAATACGCACGAAGGCGGAACTCATTTGATTGGATTCAAAACAGCATTGACAAGAGTGATGAATCATTTTGGAGAAAAATTCAGGCTGTTGAAAGACACAAAATTGGAAAGCGAGGATGCTCGAGAAGGATTGGCCGCAGTTATAGCATTAAAAATAGCAGAGCCGCAGTTTGAAGGCCAGACAAAGACAAAGCTTGGCAATTCTGAAGTTAAAGGAATAGTTGATTCTTTAGTTACAACATCGCTTGGCAATTATCTTGAAGAAAATCCTACAGTTGCAAAATCCATAATTGAAAAATCTGTTTTAGCTGCGCATGCAAGAGAGGCTGCAAGAAAAGCAAGGGAATTGGCAAGAAGAAAAAGCGCGCTTGATTCAGGATCATTGCCAGGCAAACTGGCTGATTGCTCTAACAGGGATCCTGCTCAATGCGAAATGTATATTGTGGAAGGAGATTCAGCCGGGGGAAGTTGCAAAATGGCTAGAAGCAGGGAATTCCAGGCAATACTTCCTTTAAGAGGAAAAATCCTTAATGTTGAGAAAGCGAGAATGGACAAGATGCTTATGAATAATGAGATCATTACAATCATAAGCGCAATCGGCTGCGGAATAGGGGATGAGTTTGACATTTCAAAAACAAGATATCATAAAATAATCATAATGACTGATGCGGATGTTGACGGCGCTCATATCAGGACATTGCTATTGACTTTCTTTTACAGGTATATGCAGCCTTTGATCGAAGCAGGCTATGTTTATGTTGCGCAGCCGCCTTTGTACAGGGTGCAGAAGGGAAAGCAGGTCAACTGGGTTTACAATGACGAGAGGATGAACACTCTGCTTAATGAAATTGGAAAAGAAGGAGTTGCCATACAAAGATATAAAGGCCTGGGTGAGATGAATCCAAAGCAGCTCTGGGAAACAACAATGGATCCTGATGTCAGAATACTCAAGCAGATCGCAATAGAAGATGCAGTTGAAGCTGACAGGATATTCTCGATCTTAATGGGTGAGGAAGTGGAGCCGAGAAGAAGATTTATAGAAGATCATGCAAGAGAAGTTGTTAATTTGGATGTTTGA
- a CDS encoding nucleotidyltransferase domain-containing protein → MVDKITNIKLMILKQYLSNYLAQYHVRQLAQLIKKSHVTLLPHLKTLEKDKVMVSKKAGKNKVYSLNMENVAVRNYIVVAELIETATFIEQVFVIKKIFSDIFELNLGGTLLVFGSYAKRAFTKDSDIDLLYIGNITESQIGEIRNIGKIYGKIINAKKSTIKNFEDAVRRKDPLIMEILKNHILLQNAELFVDILWRYYDEIKA, encoded by the coding sequence ATGGTAGATAAAATAACCAATATCAAACTGATGATTTTAAAGCAATACCTTTCAAACTATTTAGCGCAATATCATGTTCGTCAACTCGCGCAATTAATAAAGAAAAGCCATGTAACGCTGCTTCCGCATCTCAAAACTCTAGAAAAAGATAAAGTCATGGTGTCAAAAAAAGCAGGTAAAAACAAGGTTTATTCGCTGAACATGGAAAATGTTGCTGTAAGAAATTACATCGTGGTTGCAGAACTAATCGAAACAGCAACATTCATTGAACAAGTATTTGTGATCAAGAAGATTTTTTCCGACATATTCGAGCTGAATTTAGGCGGAACTCTGCTTGTTTTTGGCTCTTATGCAAAAAGGGCATTCACAAAAGACAGCGACATAGACTTATTATATATCGGGAACATAACTGAATCTCAAATTGGAGAGATAAGGAATATTGGAAAGATTTATGGAAAAATAATCAATGCCAAAAAATCAACAATCAAGAATTTCGAAGATGCAGTCAGAAGAAAAGATCCTCTTATCATGGAAATTCTAAAAAATCATATTCTATTGCAAAATGCAGAACTATTTGTGGATATCCTTTGGAGGTATTATGATGAAATCAAAGCATGA